The Macrobrachium nipponense isolate FS-2020 chromosome 19, ASM1510439v2, whole genome shotgun sequence genome contains a region encoding:
- the LOC135211522 gene encoding uncharacterized protein LOC135211522, whose translation MYGAETCALRRNEEVKLERTEMRMLRWIMGISLLERLKNDEIRRGAGEVKITEVIRESRLRWYGHVLRMDDKEEVKRAWEEPVRGRRSRGRQIIKGQDKVKEDMKRRGLIEDDAFDGRQWRMHIRQPTP comes from the coding sequence atgtatggagcagaaacatgtgCTCTAAGAAGAaatgaggaagtaaagcttgagagaacagagatgagaatgctgaggtggattatgggaatatcactgcttgagagattgaaAAATGATGAGATAAGAAGAGGGGCAGGTgaagtaaagattacagaggtgataagagagtcacgattgagatggtatgggcatgtgttaaggatggatgacaaggaggaagtgaagagggcttgggaggaacctgttagaggaagaagatcaagagggagacagataaTTAAAgggcaagataaagtgaaggaagatatgaagagaagaggtttgattgaggatgatgcctttgatggaaggcagtggagaatgcacatcaggcaaccgaccccttaa